GGAATTTTGCGCAGGGCAATTTTTGTTAGGACAACGTAAAGCAACTTCACCGGCTTTTCTCTTCGTCAGTTTCGTTTTGCACACCGGGCATTTTTCAGGAGGTTTTGGAATGCTTCCTCGATGCCCCGATTTCGAAACAGGACCGACAACTTCTGGAATCACCTCTCCTGCCCTTTGTACGATTACGGTATCGCCTGGACGCACATCGCGCCGCAGCAATTCGTCGTAATTATGCAAAGTCGCCCGCTTTACGATAACTCCGCTCACGCGAACGGGTTCTAATATGGCAACGGGTGTAAGCACTCCCGTTCTACCCACCTGCCAAATTATTTCCTTGAGTTTCGTCGTGGCTTGCTTCGATGCAAATTTATAGGCTATTGCCCAACGCGGTCCGCGAGATGTGTATCCTAAACGATTCTGCAAATCCCAATCGTTGATTTTGAAAACGAGCCCATCGCATTCGTAATTCAAATTTTCTCTTTTCTTCTCCCATTCTTCTATAAATTTCAAACACTCATCGAGCCCTTTCAATATTCGGGTAAACTCGCTGACACGGAATCCAGCCTTCTTCAACCAGTTATAAAGTTCCCACTGCGTCGAAAACTTCAGCCCCCCCGTAGCGCCGATTCCCCACGCCCAAAAAGAGAGCTTGCGCGATGCCGTAATTCTCGGGTCTAACTGACGGCAAGAGCCGGAAGCGGCATTCCTCGGATTTGCAAAAGGGGGTTCGCCTCTTTCTATTCTTTCTTTATTGATTCGTTCGAATTCTTTTTTATCGAGGATGACTTCGCCTCTCACCTCGATCGTGCCTGGTGCCTCTGTCAGCAAGCGAAGAGGAATCGTGTTTATCGTGCGCGCATTCGGTGTTATGTTTTCTCCGACTTCACCGTCCCCACGTGTCGCTGCGGTTTGCAAAACTCCCTCCACATAAGTAAGCGAAAGCGAAAGACCATCGAATTTCAACTCCCCCGAAAATTCTAACTTGGTATTTTCGGGAACTCCGAGCGCACGAGTAACCCTTTTATAAAAGGCTTCGAATTCCTTTTCATTGAAAGCGTTGTCCAAACTCAACATCGGAACAATATGCCGATGGCTTTCGAATTTTTCGCTCGGTTTTGCTCCGACTCTTTGGGTAGGAGAATCTGGCGTTATTAGTTCCGGATGTTCTTCTTCGATTCGTTTTAGTTCGGCGAACCACGCATCCCACTGTTCATCGGAAACTTCTGGCGAGTCCAAAACATAGTAGAGGTAATTGTGATAATTGATGAGGTCGCGAAGTTCCTTCGCTCTTTTTTCTAACGCCTTTAAATCCTTCGTTTCTGTAGTCTTCGCCATCAAAGATTGTTTTACCGTTTAATATTACGTTTTTTCTCTCTGAAAGGAAACCGTCGAAGAAAACTCCGCTTTCGAAAATCCGAAGGGATATTCGGGTCCCGATAACATAAGATGCCCGTTCCAGGTGACCTCGGATTTTTCGACAATTCCAGTCTTCCTCTCCAAAATCAACGTCCCTACGACGCTTATCCTTCCCCGCAAAGATAGACCCTTCGCTTCGGGGTGCTGCACGAGGTGGTCGAAGTCAAGATTCGTAGCGATTCTAAATCGAAACGCGGGAAAGGGGACGGTGTGGTCTTCGCCATCGAAAATGTAAACGAAACGAACCGGGATACTGCCTACCGGGTCGTCTTCTAAAAACGTTTGTACCGGGAAATCGAAAGGTACTTCGATGCTCGTCCCCACTTTCAGTTTTTCTGCGTTCTTCGTCCACGCCCAAGCCAAAGGAAAAAGCGGCAAGTTGAGAAAATGAGGGATTCGGGGCTTGCCATTGAACGTATAAAACCAAGAACCATCCGCATAACTCACGCGCCATTTGCCCCCCCAACCGAGAATAGACTCTCCTTTCGGCAATGGTTTACCTTCTTCCGTTAGCGACAAATCCTTCGAGAAACCCTCGACTTCATTCTCTCCTAAAGGCTTTACGATAAAGTTTCCCAAAAGAGTCGCTGACGTCACTTCTTTCGCTTTTACCCCCCCCAAATAACGACGAAAAACACTCCCGCGTATCCGATAAAGAAGGGTATTCTCTGGTGGCTTCGGGTGGATATCATGCCCTTGGAATGCCGCGTCGATAGGAGATAAAAGAAAAGGTGTGAGACCGAGCCCCACACCTGTAATCCAAGGCAGCGCAATCATTTTTCTTCCAGATACGTGACGATTGCTTTGAAATCCCCGTTCATCTCCATCGTTTGATTCATGTCCACCATGTCCATTTTCTGTTTTCCTTTCATGTTGTACTCTGCATGAAGAACTTTTCCGGAAGTTTTCTCGATAAGAGTTTCCCCTGTAAGTTGATATTTCGCATCCACGAGCATCTTGCCAACCATCGCTGCTTGGGGATTGTCCTTGAAAATTTCCGCTATGTCACCTTGCATGATCACCTCTCCCTCGATGGTAATCCAATGCACGGATTTGTCTTTGTAGTCTTTATCTCCTTTAAAGGTCGCTTTCAGAGTAATTTCCTTATTCGGCGCAAGCGGATACGGATATTTGATTTCCCAACTATCGCCTTCTTTCACGGGTTTTTCGGGAAACTCGATCATCCAAAACCCTATGTTGGAACTCACGCCCGACATCATTTGATACTCGGCAGGAAAACTTTTGAAATCTATCCCTTTGATACGATTGCGTTCATCCAACTTCCCTTTGATTTCTATCTCCTTCGGCACATCTCCCATAGGTGGTGGGGGCATTCCTTCGACGTCGAATTTCAAATCCGAGATAACCATCCGAACATCTGCTTCTTTTTTTTCTTTATCCACATTTCCCAGTTCGAATCGCATTTTCATCCCTGAAGTGAATTTCATCGGCATATCCACCACACCGGCTGAAGGCATGGAAATCATTTGCGAACCGGAGAGGTCGAATTGATAACTCTCTTTGGTGTTTTCTTTGAGTTCACGCCGCAAGAGAATTTCTTGAAATGTGAATGCAAGCGATGCAATTGCAAATAAAATTACAGGAACGTATTTTTTTATTTGTTTCATTTTCTCACCTTCTACTTCGCTGTTTGTTCTCTTTTAATTTTTTTCTCTCGTTCCCAAACTCTGCTTGGGAACGCACAATTCTGTCAAAACATTTTACGAGTTTTCTTTTCCAATACGAACGTCGTTATCAACTTTCTCGGCTTTTCTGAAGCTCCTTTTAGAGACTCCACCGAGGAGTTCGCTTCTGCGCGAATTTCCGCATAAGATATTACGCCTGAAAGCCCAGAAAAGTACACGACCCCGCTCCCTTTGACTGTCGTTTTTACGAGATATTCCGCCTTCTCTCGCGCAGAAACCGGGTTGTTATTCAAGTCTTCTAAGGTCTCGTAACTTTGCGAAAGTTCGACATCGAAGCGCTCACCCTTTTCCTCCTTGCCTTTGTAAACGACCTCGTAACGCACATCCGAATCTCCGAACTTTCGCGTATAAGTCCACTTTTCGTTTTCTATAATCTCCTTTTCCGGAAATTGCAAAAGCAAAAAGGTTATATCGGGGAGATGCTGAGAATGCAAACCCGGAAGCTGTACGGGCATATTCGCATCCGGTGCTGTTGTTGCTAATATTTTTCCCTGTTTCGTATAGGTTACTTTGGAATCGGGAAAATATTCCTTCACATCTTCGAAAGGAAGTTTCATAGAGACGAAATTATCGGATTCCCCGTCTTTCAATGCCAAATCGAACGATTTCAAAGAATATTGCACCTGAAGTTTATCCTCTTTCGCTTCGTTCGGTCTGATCTCCAAGCCTAAATCTACTTTTATTTTGTTTTCTATCCCCCCCAATATCGGCAAATAGCCGTCGAGGATTATTTTCACGGCATATTCGACAGGATTTTCTGGAATTTGGTAAACGAACGAAGATGTAACTAACAAAAGTAGGCTCGTAATCATCTCTTTATCCTTTTCATACGAATACTAAATGTTAGCGGAAACTTTCGTTCTTCGCTCGACAGCGCGTTTCACGCGTGCAATCGTCTCTTGCGAAACTTCTTTTTCGAAACTTCGAAATCCGGCAAGCCGAAATCCATGTTTTTTCGCCAAATCTTGCATTTCGCGAACTTGTTCGACCGAAACGTTTTTGCCGAGCGTATAGTTTTCGCAACGGTCTTCCAAAGCCAAAATCATCGTTTCAGCCATACAGGCATAAGCGGTTTTCGGAGGAAAACCGAAATCGAATCCGAAATCCACATCACCGGGAACTTCCACCAACCCACCTTCTATAATCAAAACATCGTCTCGCTCTTCGCGAACTCGCACGCTCACGTCGCGTGGTCGAGCGACGTCGCATACGATAGCACCGCTTTTTAAATGTTCCGGCTGAATAATCGCAGTTTCACTGCTCGTCACTGTAATCACGACATCCGCTTCTTTTAAGCGTCGAATATCCGTTGTCGCTTCTGCACAGTGCCCTAATTCCGAAGCCACTTTTGCAGTCGCTTCGAAATCGCGCCCGATCAAAACCATATGCGCGAATTCGGGAGCCAATAAAATCGCGCATGTTCTTCCAATCGAACCCGTTGCACCGACTACGGCAAGAATGGATTCTTTGGTAGGCACTTCTAACAACTTAGCCGCTTCGAGGGCACCTTCGATTGCACTCGCGATCGTGTAACTATTTCCGGTAGTTACTGCAATGGGACTCCGCTTTGCTACGGTTATCCCTCTATCGCCGACCACGGCAGTGAACGCGCCTAATCCAACGATTTTCGCCCCTTGCCTTGCAGCAAGTTCGCAAGATTGGACTATTTTTTCGTAAACGAACTCCAAAGGGAGTCTATTCATCATCCTGGGACTGAGTGGGCATCCGATGAACCAGCCCTTGGTTTCCTTACCCGTAATGGAACGAACTCCTCGTATTTCGCTGAGGACTTGAGGAGATTTGTGCTTGAGTAGCGCTTCGATGACAGGGGTCGGGAGGAAACGAGCGAAAGGATATTTACGCCCCACGTCCCTGTGGAGGTCAATGGGATGGAGGACGAAAGCGAATGTGGTCATGCAGAAACTACCGCAATTATGACAACCCTACGGGGGTTTAAGTTTCCCTTATTGGCCGCTATAGTCATGATTGCCATCTCTGGTTCGTCTATAATTTTTAGGGATTTTATGATTTCTCTCGTACCTGCATTATTGCTTCTGTTTTCCCCGCAAGCGAACCCCCGGGTGAGCATGGAAATCGAAAACCGGGGAAAACTCGTGATAGAACTCTTTCCGAAGGAAGCCCCGAAAACGGTGGAACATTTTCTTGACCTCGTAAAAAAGGGCTTTTACAACGGCGTGCGTTTCCATCGAGTCGAGAATAAGCCGAGACCTTTTATCGCAGTCACAGGGGATCCATTGACGAAAACACTTCCTCTCGACGACGAGCGAATCGGCACGGGGGGGAGTGGAAAGAAAGTTCCTTTCGAGAAAAATAACGTTCCGTTTTTGAACGGCACGCTCGGACTCGTTCGCGATGAAAAGGATGAAAACAGTGGCGATAGCCAATTCTTTATTTGCATCGGAAATCAGCGATTTTTAGATGGAAGATATGTGGCATTCGGACGAGTAGTGGAAGGACTCGAACTCCTTCCGAAAATTCAGCGGGGGGATAAAATTGTTCGGATGACTGTGATTAATCAAATGGAAGATTAATCCAATGGAATAAATTGGATGTCATCTGATTAATTTACGCCATAAAAATAAACAACGTAAAATGGCTCATCCTTGCGTACAGGTGAACCCTTTATGGGTCTAAACCTTTATGGGTCTATAAATCAAAAAAATCGGTTCCCCTTGCGCAAGCAGGGGGAACCAGAATTGTAAGGATGACATAGTGGTGACGAATCGAGTTCGTCACCACTCTTCCCAGACCTCGGAACCTTACCGTTTCACATTCAGCAGTTCCTGAAGCATCTCATCAACCGTCGTCACGATTTTTGTGTTCGCTTGGAAACCACGCTGGGTGATAATCAACTCCGTGAATTCGCTTCCCAAATCCACATTCGAACCCTCCAAGAAGCCTCCATGGATTACGCCTCTTCCTCCTGAACGCGGAGGTCCGATAACGGGAAGCCCAGAATTTTCCGATGCCTGCCACAAGTTATTTCCGATGCGTTCCAATCCTGCGGCATTCGGAAACTGCGCCAAAGCGATTTGTCCCAAGTGCCTGGTCAACCCGTTTGCGAAGATCCCCGTGATCGTGCCATCCAAGCCAATCCTGAAATCAACGAGTACTCCCGGTGGAAACCCATCTTGGTCTGTTAAGACCACTTGCGAATCGGCAGCCATCTGCGTTATCGCATCGAAATTCAAATTTACATTAAACACAGGAGCACCGTTCGAAGGCGTTATAGAAATGATTTGCGAAGCGCCTTGATTGATGAGTGCCCCGTTCGCGTCGAAATAGAGTGGTTGTCCAGTCGTTGCTGAACTCCCCACGAGAGTCGAACCTTCGCTTGCGCTCCAATCCCAACTCGAAACCGCACCAGGTGGGGGTGAGCCGGAAGGAGGAACTTGATGGTTCGAAAACGTGATTTCGATGTCGTGCGCCCCCCCGAGACTGTCGTAGACTCGGAAAGTAACTTCCCAAGAATCCGTCGGTGTTGCGAGTGCTCCGAGGTTTCCGGCAAATTTCGCCGACGTCGTAACCTGAACGGCTTGCAACTGCCCTAAAGGAATCGTGAGAAAACTATTCGCACTCAAAGGTGTGGTGGTGTCTATATTTCCGGAAGCGTCCGCCACCCAACCGAGCAGTTTTTCGCCTGTTGCGGTTTGCACGAGCGCGCCGAAAGCGTCCAAATCGATCGTTCCATCGCGAGTGTAGGCGATTCGCTCGCCGTTTCCCACGAGGAAATAACCATTACCTTGAATGGCGAGGTCGGTTTTTCGCCCCGTTGTTTGGAGATATCCCTGCTCGAGGTTCATATCCGTGCTACCGATCAAAACTCCGAGCCCGTACTGAAGGGGGTTCGTTCCTCCGAGCCCCCCCTCCGATGGACGCGTTGCCCCCCGGATACTTTGCGCAATCATTTCTTCGAAAGTCACTCGACTGCTTTTGAAAGCCGTCGTGTTGACGTTCGCTAAGTTATTTCCAATGACATTCATGCGCATTTGCTGCGCTTTTATGCCGGAGACTCCGGCTAATAATGCTTGAAGCATTTCATTTACCTCCTCGATTGTTCTTAATAGCGCAATGAGGAGACCCCCCAGCCCGTGCACCGAACCGAGTCCAGCCTAAACGAACACTGCGCTATCTATATTCGTGAATACATTTTCTTTGAGTTGTTCCTTCGTAACAGCAGTAATCACCGTGCGGTTGTTCACACTGATCACGAAGGCGATTTCGTCCAACATCACTAAGGATTCTCGACTACCTTTTTCTGCTGCGCGTTCGACTCCATTTTTCACTCGCTCCCATTCATCGCGATTCAATTCGATACCCCTGCTCTGGAGACGCGTCTGCGCAT
This genomic interval from Fimbriimonadales bacterium contains the following:
- the ligA gene encoding NAD-dependent DNA ligase LigA codes for the protein MAKTTETKDLKALEKRAKELRDLINYHNYLYYVLDSPEVSDEQWDAWFAELKRIEEEHPELITPDSPTQRVGAKPSEKFESHRHIVPMLSLDNAFNEKEFEAFYKRVTRALGVPENTKLEFSGELKFDGLSLSLTYVEGVLQTAATRGDGEVGENITPNARTINTIPLRLLTEAPGTIEVRGEVILDKKEFERINKERIERGEPPFANPRNAASGSCRQLDPRITASRKLSFWAWGIGATGGLKFSTQWELYNWLKKAGFRVSEFTRILKGLDECLKFIEEWEKKRENLNYECDGLVFKINDWDLQNRLGYTSRGPRWAIAYKFASKQATTKLKEIIWQVGRTGVLTPVAILEPVRVSGVIVKRATLHNYDELLRRDVRPGDTVIVQRAGEVIPEVVGPVSKSGHRGSIPKPPEKCPVCKTKLTKRKAGEVALRCPNKNCPAQNSERIIHFVSRNGMDIEGLGAKHILRFMDLGYIQDAADIYHLKEYKDELMELEGMGEKSVSNLLNAIEASKKRPLNRFLFALGIPYVGEAAAFDIAKHFKTLDRIKKATYEDFLEVRDIGPNTAKELVEFFKSEETKRLLKRLEEAGVKPQPIAAEEETKTPFSGKTVVFTGKLETMTREDAEALVRRLGGRASSSVSKETDLVVAGPGAGSKLDNAKKYGVKIIDEKEFLKMLEESGVRK
- a CDS encoding peptidylprolyl isomerase, which gives rise to MISLVPALLLLFSPQANPRVSMEIENRGKLVIELFPKEAPKTVEHFLDLVKKGFYNGVRFHRVENKPRPFIAVTGDPLTKTLPLDDERIGTGGSGKKVPFEKNNVPFLNGTLGLVRDEKDENSGDSQFFICIGNQRFLDGRYVAFGRVVEGLELLPKIQRGDKIVRMTVINQMED
- a CDS encoding flagellar hook protein FlgE — encoded protein: MLQALLAGVSGIKAQQMRMNVIGNNLANVNTTAFKSSRVTFEEMIAQSIRGATRPSEGGLGGTNPLQYGLGVLIGSTDMNLEQGYLQTTGRKTDLAIQGNGYFLVGNGERIAYTRDGTIDLDAFGALVQTATGEKLLGWVADASGNIDTTTPLSANSFLTIPLGQLQAVQVTTSAKFAGNLGALATPTDSWEVTFRVYDSLGGAHDIEITFSNHQVPPSGSPPPGAVSSWDWSASEGSTLVGSSATTGQPLYFDANGALINQGASQIISITPSNGAPVFNVNLNFDAITQMAADSQVVLTDQDGFPPGVLVDFRIGLDGTITGIFANGLTRHLGQIALAQFPNAAGLERIGNNLWQASENSGLPVIGPPRSGGRGVIHGGFLEGSNVDLGSEFTELIITQRGFQANTKIVTTVDEMLQELLNVKR
- a CDS encoding TIGR02530 family flagellar biosynthesis protein is translated as MRVNPKIQQLVEQQQVQRTKRTFEKPSKGLEFAEILKNELNLKLSGHAQTRLQSRGIELNRDEWERVKNGVERAAEKGSRESLVMLDEIAFVISVNNRTVITAVTKEQLKENVFTNIDSAVFV